One Nostoc sp. UHCC 0302 DNA window includes the following coding sequences:
- the fldA gene encoding flavodoxin FldA, producing the protein MSKKIGLFYGTQTGKTETIAEKIRDEFGGDVVTLHPIYEAETTDFDEYELLIVGSPTWDIGQLQSDWENFYPDLDEIDFNGKLVAYFGDGDQYGYSDNFQDAIGILEEKISQRGGKTVGYWPTDGYEFEQSRALKNGKFVGLALDEGSQSDLTDKRIKAWVTQLKKEFGL; encoded by the coding sequence ATGTCAAAAAAAATTGGTTTATTCTATGGAACTCAAACTGGCAAAACTGAAACTATTGCTGAAAAAATTCGAGATGAATTTGGTGGTGATGTTGTGACATTACATCCCATTTACGAAGCGGAAACTACCGATTTTGATGAGTATGAATTACTGATTGTTGGGTCTCCCACTTGGGACATTGGTCAACTTCAGAGCGATTGGGAAAACTTTTACCCCGATCTAGATGAAATAGATTTTAACGGTAAGCTAGTAGCCTATTTTGGTGATGGTGATCAATATGGCTATAGTGATAACTTCCAGGATGCAATAGGAATTTTGGAAGAAAAAATTTCCCAACGAGGTGGTAAAACTGTTGGGTATTGGCCAACAGATGGCTATGAATTTGAGCAATCTAGAGCTTTAAAAAATGGAAAGTTTGTCGGTCTAGCACTTGATGAAGGTAGCCAATCTGATCTAACAGACAAGCGAATTAAAGCGTGGGTTACTCAGTTAAAGAAAGAATTTGGCTTGTAA